The Deltaproteobacteria bacterium genome has a segment encoding these proteins:
- a CDS encoding phenylacetate--CoA ligase family protein encodes MGFYEETQRYWNPVVERLPREQLRALQVRKFKKILEWAYGRSKFHRSLYQAAGLEPGDIKTYEDIARVPKVEKAMMRGIQRKDPFPYGDALCVPLEEVTEFRQTSGTTGTPVYQPDTWQDWEWWSESWATLLYAQGYRRTDRVFLPFGYNIFVAFWAGHYAAEKLGCEVIPGGVLDTEARVLKIQELKATAMMATPTYVLGMADTARKKLGIDPARDLTIRRITCAGEPGASIPSTKQRLEAAWGAKVYDHVGATEIGAWGFECLEQPGGLHVNEALFLVQLEDLVTGELIEEPGIRGKIVITALDRMAQPCIRFDSKDVAEWAADPCGCGRTFRIIKGGIIGRADDITKIKGVLIAPTAIEEVVHSLKGLGDEFEVLVTKKGDLDDITLKVELLPDQEGNRQVILGQLKDQLRLKTNLGYNIEVHPYHSLPRYEGKAKRFKDLRKQG; translated from the coding sequence ATGGGTTTTTATGAGGAAACACAAAGGTATTGGAATCCTGTTGTGGAAAGGCTCCCCCGGGAACAGTTGCGCGCCCTTCAGGTCAGGAAGTTTAAAAAGATTCTGGAATGGGCTTACGGGCGGTCGAAGTTCCATCGCAGTCTCTATCAGGCGGCCGGTCTGGAGCCCGGGGATATCAAAACCTATGAGGATATCGCCAGGGTGCCGAAGGTCGAGAAGGCTATGATGCGGGGTATCCAGAGAAAGGACCCCTTCCCTTATGGCGATGCCCTCTGCGTGCCCCTGGAGGAGGTGACTGAATTTCGCCAGACCAGCGGCACCACCGGAACGCCGGTCTACCAGCCGGATACCTGGCAGGATTGGGAGTGGTGGTCCGAGTCCTGGGCCACCCTGTTGTATGCCCAGGGCTATCGAAGGACGGACCGGGTCTTCCTTCCCTTTGGATATAATATTTTTGTGGCCTTCTGGGCCGGCCATTATGCTGCCGAGAAATTGGGCTGTGAGGTTATACCGGGGGGCGTTCTGGATACCGAAGCGCGGGTATTGAAGATTCAAGAGCTTAAGGCCACGGCCATGATGGCCACCCCCACTTATGTTTTAGGGATGGCCGACACGGCCCGCAAGAAGTTGGGGATCGACCCGGCCAGGGACCTGACCATCCGGAGGATCACCTGCGCCGGAGAACCTGGGGCCAGCATTCCATCCACCAAGCAGCGGCTGGAGGCGGCCTGGGGAGCCAAGGTCTATGATCACGTGGGGGCCACGGAGATCGGGGCCTGGGGGTTTGAATGTCTGGAACAACCCGGGGGGCTTCATGTCAACGAGGCCCTTTTTCTGGTGCAATTAGAGGATCTGGTAACAGGGGAATTGATCGAGGAGCCTGGAATCAGAGGCAAGATCGTCATAACCGCCCTGGACCGGATGGCCCAACCTTGTATCCGGTTCGACTCCAAGGATGTGGCCGAATGGGCGGCCGACCCCTGTGGTTGCGGGAGGACCTTCCGGATAATCAAAGGCGGCATCATTGGAAGGGCGGATGATATTACCAAGATCAAAGGTGTGCTGATCGCCCCGACCGCCATAGAAGAGGTGGTCCATTCCCTGAAGGGGTTGGGCGACGAGTTCGAGGTCCTGGTCACCAAAAAGGGGGATTTGGATGATATCACCCTCAAGGTCGAGCTTTTGCCTGATCAAGAGGGAAATCGCCAGGTGATCCTGGGTCAGCTCAAGGATCAATTGCGCTTGAAGACCAACCTGGGGTATAACATCGAAGTGCACCCCTATCATTCTC